The Salinicoccus roseus genome window below encodes:
- a CDS encoding cation diffusion facilitator family transporter, whose amino-acid sequence MNENTAQKMIMASIAGALAFAALGIIWGLYADSQMIQFDGYYSFISVLLSMISMMALRFISKEDPERFPFGKESFIPLTIVIKYFGILVLILISLVQAFIALFSGGNAMSMGSGVLYALISAVGCYAAYAYFKSRGQGDALITAEMNQWRMDALLSIGVLAGFLIGWLLSLTFMEPIVPFIDPVMVILVAGYFIKVPLSELYASLRELLEMAPERPIAEAVETQVLHIRKFHGFQDHALRLQKMGTKLYIEVDFIVPIEDDLTIYEQDRIRQDLKQRLQSLTLDPWTTVVFTHERQQQQKSR is encoded by the coding sequence ATGAACGAAAACACTGCCCAAAAAATGATCATGGCCTCCATTGCAGGCGCCCTTGCATTTGCAGCACTCGGCATCATCTGGGGCCTTTATGCCGACAGCCAGATGATCCAGTTCGACGGCTACTACTCATTCATCAGCGTCCTGCTGTCCATGATCTCGATGATGGCACTCCGCTTCATCTCGAAGGAGGACCCTGAACGCTTCCCCTTCGGCAAGGAAAGTTTCATCCCTTTGACCATCGTCATCAAATACTTCGGCATACTGGTCCTCATCCTGATTTCCCTCGTCCAGGCCTTCATCGCCCTGTTCTCGGGCGGCAATGCCATGTCGATGGGATCGGGCGTGCTCTATGCCCTCATATCCGCCGTCGGGTGCTATGCCGCCTACGCCTATTTCAAATCCAGGGGACAAGGTGACGCACTCATCACTGCCGAGATGAACCAGTGGCGCATGGATGCCCTGCTCAGCATCGGTGTACTGGCCGGCTTCCTAATCGGATGGCTCCTGAGCCTGACCTTCATGGAGCCGATAGTCCCTTTCATCGACCCGGTCATGGTGATCCTCGTTGCCGGGTACTTCATCAAAGTCCCCCTGTCCGAGCTGTATGCATCACTCAGGGAACTGCTGGAAATGGCACCTGAACGTCCCATCGCCGAAGCGGTCGAGACGCAGGTCCTCCATATCCGTAAGTTTCATGGTTTCCAAGATCACGCACTCAGGCTGCAGAAGATGGGCACCAAACTCTACATCGAAGTCGACTTCATCGTCCCCATCGAGGATGACCTCACCATATACGAACAGGACCGGATCCGCCAGGATCTGAAGCAGCGTCTCCAGAGCCTCACCCTCGATCCGTGGACGACCGTTGTGTTTACGCATGAAAGGCAGCAACAGCAGAAATCCCGATGA
- a CDS encoding efflux RND transporter permease subunit, whose translation MKKLFGMIMERSLLFIIMVFAVSVFGIYTFLTIEQREIPETEVNLINVTTPWPGADKSDVESNITEIIEAEIFSVDGVDSVSSVSQDDVSVLTLEIANSVETKDVLNEVNNLLGGLSGDLPENAADPEVQSISNTFPILSYQFHAEERGELDEIRGDLERLEREVSQTEGISGVTVKGYTDQEYQINLDRDAMAEAQVNPNQILGEIETSLNPVILGQEEDDGNIIRLSFQDETPLSVLEQVRVGQDSTPLPDIAEIEEVTATPEDIVEYEGEPAISFTVFLSSGEDVPSVSEDVEAVMDDGISGLPDSIDVTTLSSERENVEDIFVGLYMSLAIALIAVIISASLGLSLFGSITVMTTVVLSVIIGLIPVPWFGVDLNQISVIGLIIALGILVDDSIVVNDNIERRFTLGDDRLDGVYNGVKEVAPSVIASTLAIVFTFSPLLLLSGANGDFIKALPSILITTMVVSTVLALTFVPAARYLLKRKKVPEHPGLIGKLFTKGSDFYADRVLPAIIRRPLITFLTVLVIGVLSLGLIRFTPFEFFPEADRSEVTVDLIFAEDQTIDQTHEDANAVLDYMLDEMPHVEGASLFTGTGLPNLFGASLDQAGSNTAQIALQIDKEEISASETINQFEEPVREAFPEATIFMETIIQGPPAGAPITVELYESDLEQLNEQANSLQRTLEDEGALVTTNIGDLVPTINYSIDYDALEENGVSISQVKNELNMLSEGIPIQGIIVDGENRETTLKYSNDYSVEDVEIIKMTGEQPETFPLTDFVEETETESSKYIHHTNGDRMVELKVYADDEAAAEEKIEAFRGEMPETSEMIIGGETSDQTDFFVEISILFGIILVLVYLVIAIEFNSIVMPLIIVFSIFLAISGGIIGLFVTQTPISFLGVMGMVSLSGIVVRNAIVLLDFIEARRKSDAFDIHEAIYDSGRARFKPILLTTITSIIALTPVAFSGDVLFVPLAVTVIAGIAFSTILSMIATPSLYYLYYKVRYRNS comes from the coding sequence ATGAAAAAATTATTTGGAATGATCATGGAGCGGAGTCTTCTTTTCATCATCATGGTATTTGCGGTTTCAGTATTTGGAATTTATACATTTTTGACGATCGAGCAGCGTGAAATACCAGAGACGGAAGTCAATCTGATCAACGTAACAACCCCATGGCCCGGGGCGGACAAGAGCGATGTCGAATCGAACATCACTGAAATCATAGAAGCGGAAATATTCAGTGTGGATGGCGTCGACAGTGTGTCATCCGTCTCCCAGGATGATGTTTCGGTGCTGACACTCGAAATCGCCAATTCGGTCGAAACGAAGGACGTCCTAAATGAAGTGAATAATCTCCTCGGTGGACTCTCCGGAGACCTCCCCGAGAATGCGGCTGACCCGGAAGTCCAGTCCATCAGCAACACATTCCCGATTTTGAGCTATCAGTTCCATGCAGAAGAGCGTGGAGAACTGGATGAGATAAGGGGAGATCTGGAGAGGCTTGAACGGGAAGTTTCCCAGACCGAAGGCATCAGCGGCGTCACCGTCAAAGGCTATACCGACCAGGAATATCAGATCAACCTTGACCGGGATGCCATGGCTGAAGCCCAGGTCAACCCGAATCAGATACTCGGTGAGATAGAAACTTCGTTGAACCCGGTCATCCTTGGGCAGGAAGAGGATGATGGCAATATCATCCGCCTGTCTTTCCAGGATGAAACGCCGCTTTCCGTACTGGAACAGGTGCGGGTGGGGCAGGACAGTACGCCGCTCCCTGACATTGCAGAAATAGAGGAGGTTACGGCAACCCCTGAGGATATCGTCGAATATGAAGGGGAGCCGGCGATTTCATTCACCGTCTTCCTTTCCAGTGGTGAAGATGTCCCTTCAGTCTCGGAAGATGTGGAAGCGGTCATGGATGATGGCATATCGGGTCTGCCCGATTCGATTGATGTCACTACACTTTCTTCCGAACGGGAAAATGTAGAGGATATATTCGTCGGGCTGTACATGTCATTGGCGATTGCCCTGATTGCCGTCATCATCAGTGCCTCCCTCGGGCTGTCGCTCTTCGGATCGATCACTGTAATGACGACTGTGGTGCTGTCCGTCATCATCGGCCTCATACCGGTGCCGTGGTTCGGTGTCGATCTGAACCAGATATCAGTCATCGGCTTGATCATCGCACTTGGTATACTGGTGGATGATTCGATCGTGGTCAACGACAACATCGAAAGAAGATTTACTTTAGGGGACGACCGTCTTGACGGTGTCTACAATGGTGTGAAGGAAGTGGCACCTTCAGTCATCGCCTCAACATTGGCGATCGTATTCACCTTCTCTCCGCTGCTGCTGCTCTCCGGAGCGAACGGGGACTTCATCAAGGCCCTGCCGAGCATACTGATCACGACGATGGTCGTATCGACTGTACTGGCGCTGACATTCGTCCCGGCAGCGCGATATCTGCTGAAACGCAAGAAAGTGCCTGAGCATCCGGGATTGATCGGCAAGCTGTTCACAAAGGGCAGCGACTTCTATGCGGACAGGGTGCTTCCTGCAATCATCAGGCGCCCACTCATCACATTCCTTACGGTGCTGGTCATCGGTGTGCTGTCGCTTGGACTCATCCGGTTCACGCCATTCGAGTTCTTCCCGGAAGCGGACCGCTCGGAAGTTACGGTCGATCTGATCTTCGCTGAAGACCAGACGATAGACCAGACGCATGAAGATGCGAACGCAGTACTCGACTACATGCTCGATGAAATGCCGCATGTGGAAGGGGCCTCCCTGTTTACAGGCACGGGGCTCCCGAATCTCTTCGGCGCATCACTCGATCAGGCGGGCTCCAATACTGCACAGATTGCACTTCAGATCGATAAGGAAGAGATCAGTGCTTCAGAAACAATCAACCAGTTTGAAGAACCCGTGCGGGAGGCCTTCCCGGAAGCAACCATATTCATGGAGACGATCATCCAGGGGCCTCCAGCCGGGGCGCCGATAACAGTGGAGCTTTATGAATCCGACCTCGAGCAGTTAAATGAACAGGCAAACAGCCTGCAGAGAACACTTGAAGACGAGGGTGCACTGGTGACGACGAATATTGGAGACCTGGTGCCTACGATCAACTACAGCATCGACTATGATGCACTTGAAGAGAATGGCGTCTCCATCTCCCAAGTGAAGAATGAGCTGAACATGCTTTCTGAAGGCATACCGATCCAGGGCATCATCGTCGATGGTGAAAACCGGGAGACGACCTTGAAATATTCCAATGACTACAGCGTAGAAGATGTGGAGATCATCAAGATGACCGGTGAACAGCCGGAGACATTCCCGCTCACCGACTTTGTCGAAGAGACCGAGACGGAAAGTTCCAAGTACATCCATCATACAAACGGAGACCGTATGGTGGAGCTCAAGGTATATGCAGATGATGAAGCAGCTGCAGAAGAGAAGATCGAAGCATTCCGTGGCGAAATGCCTGAGACCAGCGAAATGATCATCGGTGGGGAGACTTCCGATCAGACGGACTTCTTTGTCGAGATCAGTATACTTTTCGGAATCATACTCGTCCTTGTATATCTGGTCATAGCGATAGAGTTCAACTCCATCGTCATGCCGCTGATCATCGTCTTCAGCATCTTCCTTGCCATCAGTGGCGGCATCATCGGCCTGTTCGTCACCCAGACGCCGATCAGTTTCCTCGGCGTCATGGGGATGGTTTCACTATCCGGTATCGTCGTCAGGAATGCCATCGTCCTCCTCGACTTCATCGAAGCCCGGAGGAAGAGCGATGCATTCGATATACACGAAGCGATATATGACAGCGGACGTGCACGCTTCAAACCGATCCTGCTGACCACCATCACGAGCATCATCGCTCTGACACCGGTGGCCTTCAGCGGCGACGTCCTGTTCGTGCCGCTTGCAGTGACCGTCATAGCAGGTATTGCGTTCTCCACGATACTCTCCATGATAGCCACACCAAGCCTGTACTATCTCTACTACAAGGTGAGGTACAGGAACAGCTAG
- a CDS encoding nitroreductase family protein, translated as MEVFEAIKNRRSIPKLKDTPVERDKIERMLEAATWAPNHHHTEPWKFFVLSGEGRNPLSRVLKEVAHGRVEDPESEAGMKRIEKISRKPFAAPTVIVVALSPDDNPKAIYTEDVCAVAAATQNMLLAAHEMGLGAIWRSGPIYNTPKVKEYFELDEREEILGLVFLGEPDVVKDNAKRTPFEEKTAWIENDE; from the coding sequence ATGGAAGTCTTTGAAGCAATAAAGAACCGTCGCAGCATTCCAAAATTGAAGGACACCCCGGTGGAGCGGGACAAGATCGAGAGGATGCTCGAAGCGGCAACATGGGCACCCAACCATCACCATACGGAACCATGGAAATTCTTCGTACTCAGCGGGGAAGGACGGAATCCGCTCTCCCGTGTGCTGAAGGAAGTGGCACATGGCCGTGTCGAGGATCCGGAATCGGAGGCAGGAATGAAGCGGATCGAAAAGATCAGCAGGAAGCCCTTTGCCGCACCGACGGTGATCGTCGTGGCACTTTCTCCGGATGACAACCCGAAGGCGATCTATACCGAAGATGTCTGTGCGGTTGCCGCAGCGACGCAGAATATGCTCCTTGCCGCACATGAAATGGGTCTCGGCGCGATATGGAGGAGCGGACCGATATACAATACGCCGAAGGTCAAGGAGTATTTCGAACTGGATGAGCGGGAGGAGATCCTGGGTCTTGTGTTCCTCGGTGAACCTGACGTGGTGAAGGACAATGCAAAGCGCACGCCGTTTGAAGAGAAGACGGCATGGATCGAGAATGACGAATAA
- a CDS encoding DMT family transporter: MIFLLILGIFAGMLVPLQTSVNSRLSLFTKSLILASFYSFLTGTLLLVLINLIVNPGKLAPDFLLSGDFSYIWFTGGLLGVVYLTGNMILLPRIGAALTVIMTVAGQMVIGLFIDTFGWFEAPIQPLNIYRIAGIIIMIGGIIFMNYKKRSARVAGNRSNGWLLLGLFTGALPPIQTAINSALRYEVSSFFLASLISFSVGTLALLILSLISARRLSLSFFVEGAGRLKWWHLAGGPLGAVYVTTNIILMPHLGATLTLMSVIFGQMLIGLAIDHFGLFGIHRHPVDARRIFGGVLILTGIMLLQI; encoded by the coding sequence TTGATATTCCTGCTGATCCTCGGCATTTTTGCCGGCATGCTCGTCCCTCTACAGACTTCAGTGAACAGCCGCCTTTCCCTATTCACGAAATCGCTGATACTCGCCTCTTTCTACTCCTTCCTCACAGGAACGCTTCTGCTGGTGCTCATCAACCTTATCGTGAATCCCGGGAAATTGGCGCCGGACTTCCTGCTGTCCGGTGACTTCTCTTACATATGGTTCACCGGCGGCCTGCTCGGCGTCGTCTACCTGACGGGAAATATGATACTGCTCCCCCGCATCGGCGCTGCGCTCACCGTCATCATGACGGTGGCAGGACAGATGGTCATCGGGCTGTTCATAGATACGTTCGGCTGGTTCGAAGCCCCCATCCAGCCGCTCAACATCTACCGCATTGCGGGTATCATCATAATGATCGGCGGCATCATTTTCATGAACTATAAGAAGCGGAGTGCCCGTGTTGCCGGGAACCGTTCGAACGGGTGGCTCCTGCTCGGCCTGTTCACCGGTGCCCTGCCCCCGATACAGACGGCAATCAACAGTGCGCTCAGGTACGAAGTTTCATCCTTCTTCCTCGCTTCGCTGATCTCCTTCTCGGTCGGTACACTGGCACTGCTCATCCTGTCCCTCATCAGCGCACGCCGGCTGAGCCTTTCATTCTTCGTTGAAGGGGCAGGGCGGCTGAAATGGTGGCACCTTGCCGGCGGGCCGCTCGGTGCCGTCTATGTCACAACCAATATCATACTGATGCCCCACCTGGGTGCAACGCTGACACTGATGAGCGTGATATTCGGCCAGATGCTGATCGGCCTTGCCATCGATCACTTCGGTCTCTTCGGCATACACCGCCATCCCGTGGATGCAAGACGGATCTTCGGCGGCGTGCTGATCCTTACGGGCATCATGCTGCTGCAGATATAA
- a CDS encoding DUF805 domain-containing protein: MFTYFIRFFKKAFQFRGRATRGEYWIPNLILAGVGALVSRKGGEGNPLEGAFTAVVMIPSLSVTSRRYQDAGITGWYQVIQMASFLLIPLTFMKPAKKWMKTAAIAVIAGVNILGLVFSLMPSDGDNKYGRKPIR; the protein is encoded by the coding sequence ATGTTCACATATTTCATAAGATTTTTCAAGAAAGCATTCCAGTTCAGGGGCAGGGCGACCCGCGGGGAGTACTGGATACCAAATCTCATCCTTGCAGGAGTCGGTGCGCTGGTGAGCCGAAAAGGCGGAGAAGGGAACCCGTTGGAGGGGGCATTTACGGCAGTCGTCATGATCCCATCATTAAGTGTGACTTCACGACGTTATCAGGATGCCGGCATCACAGGGTGGTATCAGGTGATTCAGATGGCGTCCTTCCTGCTCATCCCGCTTACATTCATGAAGCCCGCAAAAAAGTGGATGAAGACAGCTGCCATCGCCGTCATTGCAGGCGTAAACATCCTTGGCCTCGTATTCTCATTGATGCCGAGTGATGGGGACAACAAATACGGCAGGAAGCCGATCCGATAA
- a CDS encoding DoxX family protein: MKRIIMGTIFTIAGVAHFLKPEKFANITPRFLPFRTFIAYFTGVVELLFGMLLLTRKVTNWQLGAMQKFLWAVFPANIYMYTHQDKLGISHLPDWALLGRLPLQKVMSDTLEDMKR, translated from the coding sequence ATGAAAAGGATAATTATGGGCACCATCTTCACCATCGCCGGCGTTGCGCATTTCCTGAAGCCGGAAAAATTCGCCAATATCACACCACGGTTTCTTCCATTCAGGACATTCATCGCATACTTCACCGGTGTGGTTGAACTGTTGTTCGGCATGCTTCTGCTGACCCGCAAAGTGACGAACTGGCAGCTCGGAGCCATGCAGAAGTTCCTCTGGGCGGTCTTCCCCGCCAACATATACATGTATACGCATCAGGACAAACTTGGCATTTCCCATCTGCCGGACTGGGCGCTTCTCGGCAGGCTCCCCCTTCAGAAGGTCATGTCCGATACGCTTGAAGACATGAAAAGATAG
- a CDS encoding glycerophosphodiester phosphodiesterase — protein sequence MHAKIFGHRGAMGEYPENTMLAFQKAIDAGVDGLEIDVHLTKDGEVVVIHDEHVDRTTDGIGAVKDMSFHTLRRLSAGCSFGTFEKYDPVMWGQERIPTLEEVMELVALHDIDLNIELKTNVYEYEGIEEKVRDIVREYGYSDKVIYSSFHLPSLLRMQAIDPEARIAWLTSKVPLWPIDHMEELSLEALHVGYRSILKHPGRITGIEDRIRVWTVNEVWEAEKLLDHGVQTLMTNYPEKMTPLVERGKKKIGHM from the coding sequence ATGCATGCAAAAATTTTTGGTCACAGAGGCGCTATGGGGGAATATCCGGAAAATACGATGCTGGCATTCCAAAAGGCGATCGATGCCGGCGTGGATGGTTTGGAGATAGATGTCCATCTGACGAAGGACGGGGAAGTGGTCGTCATCCACGATGAGCATGTCGACCGCACAACCGACGGGATCGGCGCAGTCAAGGACATGAGTTTCCATACATTGAGGAGGTTGAGTGCCGGGTGCAGTTTCGGCACTTTCGAGAAGTATGATCCTGTGATGTGGGGGCAGGAGCGCATTCCAACGCTTGAGGAAGTGATGGAGCTGGTCGCCCTTCATGATATCGACCTGAATATAGAGTTGAAGACCAATGTCTACGAATACGAAGGCATCGAAGAGAAGGTTCGTGATATAGTGCGTGAATACGGCTATTCGGACAAGGTCATCTACTCTTCCTTCCATCTTCCGAGCCTTCTGCGGATGCAGGCGATCGACCCGGAAGCACGGATTGCATGGCTGACGAGCAAGGTCCCATTATGGCCGATCGATCATATGGAGGAACTGTCGCTTGAAGCGCTCCATGTCGGCTACCGGTCCATACTGAAGCACCCCGGACGGATCACAGGCATTGAGGACCGGATCCGGGTATGGACGGTCAATGAAGTGTGGGAGGCGGAAAAACTGCTCGATCATGGTGTGCAGACGCTCATGACGAACTACCCGGAAAAGATGACGCCCCTTGTGGAGCGGGGAAAGAAAAAGATAGGCCACATGTAG
- the hxlA gene encoding 3-hexulose-6-phosphate synthase — protein MELQIALDRMSYDECFETLEEVSDHVDIIEVGTGVIKEYGLGIVRDIKDAYKDKKVLADIKICDAGRSESEVAFSYGADIITVMSFADRKTIMDCLEVAAEEEREVVVDLLNHSGPEVLEMLKSIGAASVSAHIGKDQQGEAVMSEQCFAGLESSGFKIYVAGGINEDNLADYMPLDPAVVIVGSGITKAADKKEKAARIRSLMK, from the coding sequence ATGGAACTTCAGATTGCGCTCGATAGAATGAGTTATGACGAATGTTTTGAAACGCTGGAGGAAGTGTCGGATCATGTCGACATCATCGAGGTGGGCACAGGTGTCATCAAGGAGTACGGACTCGGCATCGTCCGCGACATCAAGGATGCGTATAAGGATAAAAAAGTGCTCGCCGACATCAAAATATGTGATGCCGGCAGAAGTGAAAGCGAAGTCGCCTTCTCATACGGAGCGGATATCATCACAGTCATGTCGTTTGCGGACAGGAAGACCATTATGGACTGTCTTGAAGTGGCGGCAGAAGAGGAAAGGGAAGTGGTTGTGGACCTTCTGAACCATTCCGGTCCGGAGGTGCTTGAAATGCTCAAATCGATCGGCGCCGCTTCGGTCAGCGCCCATATCGGCAAGGACCAGCAGGGCGAAGCGGTGATGTCGGAGCAGTGTTTTGCCGGCCTTGAATCCTCCGGCTTCAAGATCTATGTGGCAGGGGGCATCAATGAGGACAACCTGGCAGATTATATGCCGCTCGATCCTGCTGTCGTGATCGTGGGCAGCGGCATTACGAAGGCCGCGGACAAAAAAGAAAAGGCTGCACGCATCAGGTCGCTCATGAAGTGA
- the rpiA gene encoding ribose 5-phosphate isomerase A: MNEVYDALNTFLVDESVVGMGSGSTIEGYIPYMKEHVDRYSLDVAFIPTSKKTEDQLKRHGLAVVHHADRMPVTIDGADQFNETRMVIKGGGGSLLREKQVGYFSDQIVIIAHQDKKVEDFSGIAIPVEINTYLYEMTVGTIEENFGAETEMRTREDGLFITDNGNYIVDCHFSDPQDMDQIHNDLVAIPGVVETGIFNRKIRHIFSFDDQGAYQEYAKDR, from the coding sequence ATGAATGAAGTTTATGATGCATTGAATACATTTCTCGTAGACGAAAGCGTAGTGGGGATGGGATCCGGATCGACGATCGAAGGATATATCCCTTATATGAAGGAACACGTCGACAGGTACAGCCTGGATGTCGCCTTCATCCCCACCTCGAAAAAGACTGAAGACCAACTGAAACGCCATGGGCTCGCCGTCGTCCACCATGCAGATCGCATGCCCGTCACGATAGACGGGGCGGATCAGTTCAACGAGACGCGCATGGTGATAAAAGGGGGTGGCGGCTCATTGCTCAGGGAGAAGCAGGTCGGATACTTTTCGGATCAGATCGTCATCATCGCCCATCAGGACAAGAAGGTGGAGGATTTCAGCGGCATTGCGATTCCGGTTGAGATCAACACCTATCTGTATGAAATGACGGTCGGGACGATCGAGGAAAACTTTGGTGCGGAGACTGAAATGCGCACCAGGGAGGATGGCCTGTTCATTACGGATAATGGGAACTACATTGTGGACTGCCATTTCAGTGACCCGCAGGATATGGACCAAATTCATAATGACCTTGTGGCCATCCCGGGTGTTGTAGAGACGGGGATCTTCAACAGGAAGATCAGGCACATATTCAGTTTTGATGACCAGGGCGCCTATCAGGAATATGCAAAAGACCGGTAA
- a CDS encoding TRAP transporter large permease, which yields MGYILVAVFILLLVIGVPIAFVIGITALLGIMTIPDIPGLIVPMKMLNGLDSFVLLAVPLFILAANLMNSGKISEKMIDLALAVVGPLKGGLAQANVLVSMMFAGVSGAAQADTAGTGKVLIPSMIRNGYDRETAVGVTAASSTIGVVIPPSIPMIIFAGIANASVGALFLGGIIPGILIGLGMMIFIYFISVKKGYPTFKRVPFKELMKKFFVAFPALLTIVIIIGGITTGIFTATESAAIASIYALLISMFYYRTLRLKDLPKIIFDTLSLSALSLFALATASALGELLSYYRLGTLAQEFFTENIGAKWLFLLLIIVFFLLVGTFMDAIPAMILFVPIVLPAAEAFGIDPVHLGIIVVLTLAVGLATPPYGLCLLIASKIGGLTVERSFAAVIPYLLIILVVLLIVAFVPAIIFIIPDMFAEGG from the coding sequence GTGGGCTATATACTTGTTGCCGTCTTCATACTGCTATTGGTGATCGGTGTACCGATCGCCTTCGTCATCGGCATTACGGCTCTGCTCGGCATCATGACGATCCCCGACATTCCGGGGCTCATCGTGCCGATGAAGATGTTGAATGGACTGGATTCATTCGTCCTGTTGGCCGTGCCGCTGTTCATTCTGGCTGCTAACCTGATGAATTCGGGGAAGATATCAGAAAAGATGATCGATCTTGCACTGGCGGTCGTCGGTCCGCTCAAAGGCGGGCTTGCACAGGCCAACGTGCTCGTATCGATGATGTTTGCGGGTGTGTCGGGTGCTGCTCAGGCGGACACCGCCGGTACAGGGAAGGTCCTCATACCAAGCATGATCAGGAACGGGTATGACCGTGAGACTGCCGTCGGCGTGACGGCGGCCTCCTCCACGATCGGTGTAGTCATTCCGCCGAGCATCCCCATGATCATATTCGCCGGCATCGCGAATGCATCCGTCGGCGCACTGTTTCTCGGGGGCATCATCCCCGGCATCCTGATTGGTCTCGGCATGATGATATTCATATATTTCATCTCCGTCAAAAAGGGGTATCCGACATTCAAGCGGGTACCATTCAAGGAATTGATGAAAAAATTCTTCGTCGCATTTCCCGCCCTGCTGACGATCGTCATCATCATCGGCGGCATCACGACGGGGATCTTCACCGCTACGGAGTCAGCGGCCATTGCTTCGATCTATGCGCTCCTGATCAGCATGTTCTACTACAGGACGCTCCGGCTCAAAGATCTGCCGAAGATCATATTTGATACACTGTCGCTCAGTGCCCTCTCGCTGTTTGCACTGGCCACGGCGAGTGCGCTTGGTGAACTGCTCAGCTACTACCGTCTCGGCACGCTGGCACAGGAATTCTTCACGGAAAACATCGGGGCGAAATGGCTCTTCCTGCTGCTGATCATCGTGTTCTTCCTGCTTGTGGGCACTTTCATGGATGCGATACCGGCCATGATCCTGTTCGTTCCGATCGTACTGCCGGCAGCAGAGGCATTCGGTATAGACCCGGTGCACCTCGGCATCATAGTTGTTCTGACACTGGCAGTCGGACTGGCGACACCGCCATATGGCCTGTGCCTGCTGATTGCCAGCAAGATCGGAGGGCTGACGGTGGAGCGGTCATTTGCCGCCGTCATCCCATATCTACTCATCATACTGGTTGTACTGCTGATCGTCGCTTTCGTCCCTGCCATAATATTCATTATTCCAGACATGTTTGCTGAAGGAGGCTGA
- a CDS encoding TRAP transporter small permease, with product MKTIIQSVEKVQIGLGIFFLLVFFLATLLQILTRFMGWSVIWTEELANYSFIWAIFMGAAVMVNRKEHFTFDFLQMKLPRKMKLYLDIFIDVLLLAFNIVLLVYGVVILSHFWHYTWETLPFLKKGYVWLSLPIMSATMLLYSVGHIGRAFGYLRNLNGKGLDS from the coding sequence ATGAAAACAATCATACAATCGGTTGAAAAAGTGCAGATTGGACTCGGAATATTCTTTTTGCTCGTCTTCTTTCTTGCGACACTGCTCCAGATCCTGACCCGCTTCATGGGCTGGTCGGTCATCTGGACGGAGGAGCTCGCGAACTACAGCTTCATATGGGCCATATTCATGGGAGCTGCTGTAATGGTGAACCGGAAGGAGCATTTTACGTTCGATTTCCTGCAGATGAAGCTGCCGCGGAAAATGAAGCTCTACCTGGATATCTTCATAGACGTCCTGCTGCTGGCATTCAACATTGTGCTGCTGGTGTATGGCGTAGTCATCCTCAGCCACTTCTGGCACTACACGTGGGAGACGCTGCCGTTCCTCAAAAAAGGATATGTGTGGCTGTCGCTGCCGATAATGTCGGCGACGATGCTGCTGTATTCGGTTGGACACATCGGCAGGGCCTTCGGCTACTTGAGGAATTTGAATGGAAAGGGGTTGGATAGCTAG